From Hydra vulgaris chromosome 15, alternate assembly HydraT2T_AEP, one genomic window encodes:
- the LOC136091745 gene encoding uncharacterized protein LOC136091745, with the protein MDKRKKLSGFQYYLKRLKKQEEHDKNQTKLDTFLSSETFYSPNNDSGIKTLPYKINSNEIRVHEIEMEGEESKQNRESSKIRFSSENRGNLTGVLPFCIWEEISDWPQSLTNHNTQEIVINGPVNRQLSNTSLARTGSADWRHLSQNLTRHEVSVDHIESFGNWIELKRRLQSSKTVDFLTEMHLLNEIDRWNNVLKRTISIIIMMASQNIAFRRLSDKLYEENNRNFLKIVELMAEFDPIMEYHVSKAGENPSKTHYLSKNIQKEIVQLVARATREEILKLFRKAKYYSIIADCTPDASHQEQLTLIIRYLVIGKHNDSVVVDIRESFFIIIDDTTGHGLEQKIVA; encoded by the exons AtggataaaagaaaaaaattgtccGGTTTTCAGTATTATCTGAAACGGCTAAAGAAACAGGAAGAGCATGATAAAAACCAAACTAAACTAGATACTTTTTTAAGTTCAGAAACATTTTATAGCCCCAACAATGATTCTGGTATAAAAACTttgccatataaaataaattcaaacgAGATCAGAGTACATGAAATTGAGATGGAAGGTGAAGAATCGAAACAAAACAGAGAATCGAGCAAAATTCGATTCTCGAGTGAGAATCGAGGTAATTTAACTGGCGTGCTCCCTTTTTGTATATGGGAAGAAATTTCTGATTGGCCTCAATCTCTTACAAACCATAATACTCAAGAAATAGTTATAAATGGCCCTGTAAACCGTCAATTAAGCA ATACTTCCCTTGCGAGAACAGGATCTGCTGACTGGAGGCATTTATCACAAAATTTAACGAGGCATGAAGTTAGTGTTGATCATATTGAAAGCTTTGGCAATTGGATCGAGTTGAAAAGAAGACTGCAAAGTTCAAAAACTGTTGATTTTTTAACGGAAATGCATCTTTTGAATGAAATTGATCGATggaataatgttttaaaaaggaCAATTTCCATTATCATTATGATGGCATCACAAAACATAGCATTTAGAAGATTATCTGATAAACTGTATGAAGAAAACAATAGAAATTTCCTAAAAATAGTTGAACTTATGGCAGAATTTGACCCAATTATGGAATATCATGTCTCCAAAGCAGGGGAAAATCCAAGCAAAACTCATTACTTAAGCAAAAATATCCAAAAAGAAATTGTTCAGTTAGTGGCTCGTGCTACTAGAGAGGAAATCCTTAAATTATTTCGGAAAGCCAAATACTACTCCATTATTGCGGATTGCACACCAGATGCCAGTCATCAGGAACAGTTAACTCTTATTATTCGATATCTAGTCATAGGAAAACATAACGATTCAGTGGTTGTTGACATCCGAGAgagtttctttattattattgatgaTACCACag gTCATGGATTAGAGCAAAAAATTGTGGCTTAG